CGCCCGCGAGCGTCGCCTCGACCACGCGCCGCCCCAGAAAGACCGTGCCGCCCAGCACCAGCACCTTCACGATCGCCATCTCTCCATGTGCGGGCAGATAGCAGGCTCGCCCGCCGTCACAGCATAGCGAATGCCGCGCCGCGCGAGCGCGCCGGCGCGGTTGCGCCGCCGTGAACGGCATGCACGAAAATCCGGGCGCAACCCGATGCCCCAAGCGTTGCGTTGTGATATTGTTTCGCCGCATAAACGTAACTGTTGTTTGCCGGGAGCGCACGGTGGGGCATCTGGCCATCTGGTCCTTGCGTGGGGCGCGCACGCTCGCCTTGTTACTTTCGGCGCTGTTCGCCTCCGGCGGCTTCCTGCATGCACACAGCACCGATCTGCCCGGCTCCTTCGACCCCTACATCCATCGCAGCAGCGGCCAGCCCGCCGATCCGGTGAACCTGATCTTCCGCGGCGCGGATGCGGACACGGCGGCGCAACTGGCGCAGCGGGTGCTGGGCTGGCCGGTCGTCGCGGGCAGCCCGATGCAGTTCACGGACCAGGGCCACGACCACCCGACGGCCTGGCAGCTCGGCCACGACCTCGGCCACGGCTCCCGCTACCACCTGCGCATCGAGGCGATCGGCGCGGCGGACGGGCAGTCCTACACGCTTGCGGCCGTGCACCGCGACGATCTCGTGGCCTGCGGTCACGTGGGCCGCGCCTTCGACGAGGTGCGGGACATCGTGGTCCGCGCCTTCGCGGACGCGGGCTACAGCGTGAGCATGGTCTGGCTGGGCAACACCGAGGATGGCCTGCAGTGCGACGGCAGCCGCACCGCGGGCGGCGGTGCAGCCGCGATCATCGACCTCTCACCCTGAACGGCAGCCTGTACGCCGGCCGTGAGCAGAGCCTCGGCCGTCATAAGCGCGGATGGACGGGAAGCTCGCGTGGGCTAAAAGGTGCGGCCGAGCGCCTGGTCCCAGGGCTGCGGCGCCGCGACTTTACCGATCTCGTCTTCCATGTCGCGGCAGTAGAGATAGAGCTGGGCGAAGAACTCGTACTCGGGCAGCGGATAGACCGGGTTGATGCAGAGGAAGTCGTAGTACCAGGGCGAGCGCACACCGGGGTCACAGACGATCTCGACGCGCCGCCCCACCCGCAGCCGGTAGCTGATGCCCGGATACTTGTGCGAGCGCACGTCCAGGTAGCCGTCGCGTTCGAAGCGCCGCCACTGCTCCTCGCCCAGGGTGCGCCGCGCCACCTCGCGCGAGCGCTCGCGCGCGAGGCGATACTCCTCACGGGAGAAGCCGGGGCCGGCGCTGCGCTTGGCCACGCGGTCCCAGCGGAAGTTCCAGGGCCGCTCGAACGGCGCCTCGTTGTCATCGCCGCGCTCGCGGAAGGCACGCACAAAATCGGGCCGGTGCTCCTGGCCGGGCCAGTAGCCGAGACGGCGCGCCTCGTCCGGATCGATGCGGGCGAAGCGTCCGGCCAGCAGGGCACGATAGATCACGGCTGTCTCGCCGTGGTCCGGCCAGCCGCCATCTTCCTCGGGGGGCAGAAACGTATAGTCGCGGCGCGGCGGCGTCACAGTGCGGAGAAACGCGTCGACGACGCGCCGGAAGAACGCCATACCGATCGATCCTGTGCGCCGCTGGATCTTGACCGCGATAGCGACAGGTCACGGACGAGGCGCGACTGGCGTGCCGTCCGCATGCCGAATCCACTCGCGGCGGAAGCGTCCCCAGGGAGCGTGAGACGGTGGTGCGCCCGCCGCGCGCCGCGGCGGGCGCGTTCCTGTGCTAGCCGCCGGCGAGCGGCGCGATCACCTGGTACTCTTCGACCGTGGGATCGAAGGGGCCATCGTCGAGCACGTGCACGCCATCGACGAGCTTCGAGACCCGGCAACCCTGCTCGCGCGCCTCCTGCAGGATGCGCTCGGCTTCCTCAACGGTGCGGCGGGCCTCTTCGGTGTCCGTCACGGTGTCATACTCGACCACCTGGTGCCCATGCCGGTTGGCGACGATAATGCGCGCCATTGTCCACCCCGCTTCCATTCGCGAACGTCGCGCTCCGCGCGATCCCAATCCCCGCCGGCGATGCGCCGGCCCACCGGCGGCCGGCTCCCTCCGGCCCGGTACACCGACTATCCTAGGCACCGATTTCGGACCTGCCAATGACCCCGGCGTTGCAAGTTCGTTCCGCTTGGCAGCACCGGACGAGCGCAGGCGTGCGCTTGCATCGTTCCAGGACCAAAAGAGCTACGTTCGCCGGCCGCCGCGTTCAGGCGCCCCGTTGCCGTAGACTGTGGTCGAACCGCTCGAGCAGTGCCCCGGCCGGCGCGGGTTCTGTGAAGCCGATTGTTGCCATTTGTGCTTGATCGAGCTGTGAGGGAGCCATACGGACCATGCCTTCGCTGATCGCCCAGATCGCCCGCGCCGTGATCGACGCCCTCGACGGCGGTGAGCCGATCGTTACCGCAACCGTGATCCGCGCGCCGGAGGGCGGCACGCCGGCCGTTGCCTCGAAGCTGCTGGTGCGCATGGACGGCTCCATGCTCGGCTCCTTCGCGATCGCGGCGCTCGACGAGGCCGTGCGCGACGCCGCCCTCGCGCAACTTTCCCGTCACGGTACGCGCCTGCTGCGGCTCGATGCCGCGGCGACGCCGCTGGGCGACCGCCATCTCGATTCGACCTGGGAGGTGTTGATCGAGGTGGTCGAGTCGCCGCCGGTGCTGCTGATCGTCGGCGCCGGCCATATCGGCCGCGCTTTGACGAAGGTCGGCGCCCTGTGCGGCTTCACCGTGGCCGTGCTGGACGACCGGCCCGACTACGCCGATCCGGAGAAGCTGCCGGAGGCGACACAGGTGCTCTGTGAGGACTTCGAGGAAGCGCTGGACCGCTTCCCGATCAACCGCAACACCTTCATCGTGCTCGTCTCGCGCGGGCACAAGCAGGACGAACTGAGTCTGCGCAAGGTCGTGGCGCGGCCTTCAGCGTATCTCGGCATGATCGGCAGCAAGCGCCGCACGAGCACCGTCCTGCAGCACCTGGCCGACGAAGGCTTCCCGCGCGAGGCGCTGGACGCGGTGCACACGCCGATCGGCCTCGACATCGGCGCCGAGACGCCGGAGGAGATCGCGATCAGCATCATGGCGGAGATCATCATGGCCCGCCGCGGCGGCAGCGGCAACGTGATGTACTACCGGCGCGGGGCTGCAGCCCGCGCCTCGTGACGGGATGCCGGCCGAGTCTGCTAGAATGGTGGATGGGCGCGGATGTCTCCGCGCCTGCAGAAGACAGGACCGAAGGGGAGTAGCTCGCGGCCGGGCCGATCGCCCGCGCCGTGCGCGGGGGCCACCAGCACGGACGCGCAAGCGCCCTGGCCTTGCGGTCGCCGAGTTCGACGAGCGAGACCTTCGACCGGACGGCGGCGCAGCGCGCTGCTCTTGTCTGGTTGAAGGTCTTTTTGGCGTCCTCTTTCAGAGGAGGATGACCGTGCATCGCTCAACCTGGCTCGGCCGCTGGCGTTGGATGCTGCTGGCGGCCGCGGCGGCGCTGCCCGCGGCCGCCGAGCGCTTCGACCTGATCCACCTGTCGGTAGCCGGCGCCACCGCGCTCTACGGCCTCGCCATCGTCGGCGCGGCCTTCATCTTGACCTGGGCCTGCGAGGCCGCCGAGCGCGACATCTCGGCGGCGCTGGCCGTCGCCTTTCTCGCCCTCGTCGCCGTCCTGCCCGAATACGCCGTGGACATGACCTTCGCCTGGAAGGCGGGCCATCAGCCGGAGTACGCCGCCTACGCCGCGGCCAACATGACCGGCGGCAACCGGCTGCTCGTCGGCCTGGGCTGGGCGGCGGTGGTCTTCTTCTTTTGGCTGAAGACGCGCAAGCCGGTGCTGGAGCTGGCCCGCAGCCACACGCTGGAGTTCAGTTTCCTCGCCGCCGCCACGCTCTACGGCTTCGTGATTCCGTTGAAGGGCAGCCTCGCGCTCTACGATGCGGTGATCCTGATCGGCCTGTTCGCCGTCTATCTCTGGTTCGCGGCGCGGCACGAGAGCGAGGAGGGCGAGCTGCTGGATCCCGCCGCCAGCGTCGGCGCCCTGCCCACGCGGCGGCGCCGCCTGCTGCTGGTCGCGCTCTTCGTCTACGCCGCGGGCGTGATCGCGCTCTCGGCCGAAGAGTTCGCCGCCGGGCTGGTGGAGACGGGCGCGAGCCTGGGCGTCGATCGCTTCCTGCTGGTGCAGTGGATCGCGCCGCTTGCCTCCGAAGCGCCGGAGTTCATCGCCGCGATCCTGCTGACCTGGCGCGGCCGCGCCGGCGCGGGCATGGGGGCGCTGATTTCGTCCAAGGTCAACCAGTGGACGCTGTTAGTCGGCGGCCTGCCCGTGGCCTACGCGCTCTCCAGGGGCGGTCTCTGGCCGCTGCCCCTGGACGCCCGCCAGAACGAGGAGCTGTTCCTGACCGCGGCGCAGTCGCTGTTCGCGCTGGCCGTGCTGCTCAGCCTCTCGATCTCGCTCAAGGAGGCGGCGGCGCTGGCCCTGCTCTTCCTGGCGCAGTTCGCCTTCGAATCGACGACGGCGCGCGTCGTCTTCTCGATCGTGTACGTGGCGCTGGCCTTCGGCGTCTTCTGGCATCAGCGCCACGAGGCGAAGACGATCTGGCGTTGGTGGCGCAGCGAACGGGATAAGGGGGCACACGGCGAGGATCAGGTGCCAGCGCCGAGCGCCGCTCTTTCCGGCGGTGAGGAGTAATCCGCTCCGGACGCCGCGGCCTCGCGTCGCCCCATTCCTCGCTTGCGCCATCGCCTATACTGCGGGTGCCGCGGAGCAGGCATGACCTGCCCGCGAGCCGCACGGAGGCTGAGCATGCCGTACGTCGATCGCCCCGACGGCGCCCGCATCTACTACGAGGTTCGCGGCACGGGTTTTCCTCTGCTGCTGTTCGCGCCCGGAGGGATCAACAGCCAGGTGAGCTTCTGGCAGGTCAGCGCGATCAACCCCTTCGACTACGCCGACGAGTTCCAGGTGATCGGCATGGATCAGCGCAACGCCGAGCACTCGCCCGCGCCGCTGGCGGCGCCGACCTGGGCGATTCATGCCGCCGACCAGCGCGCCGTGCTCGACGCGGTGGGCGCCGAGCGCACGCTGCTGTGGGGAGGCTGCATCGGCGTCGGCTACCTGCTGCGCTTCATCAAGGAGGCACCGCGGCGGGTTGCGGGCGCCGTGGGCCAGGACCCAGTGGGCTACGCGGAGGGCGTGAACAACCGCGCGACGTACTTCGCCATGTTCGAGCCGACGATTGCGCTGGCCAAAAGCGAAGGCATGGCGGCGGTGGTGGCCTCGGCGGTGAAGCAGCCGCTGTTCGTGCGCAACAACGGCGCTGGGCCGTTCGCCTCGCGCCTCGCCGCCGACGCGGCCTTCCGCGAGGAGTTTCAGAAGCAGTCGCCGGCGGAGTATGAGCGCCTGATCCGCGCCTACGACGAGCAGATGTGGGGCGCCGAGCCGCCGTTCATCAGCGTGGACGAGGCGTTCGTCACGTCCTGCCCCGCGCCGCTGCTGATCCTGCCGGGCCACGACGTCTTCCATCCGACGCCGATCTCCGAGCGCATCTGCCGCGAGGCGCCAAAGGCGCACTGCCTGGACGTCGACTGCCGCGATCCGGAGAAGATCGAGGCGACGAAGCGGACGATCCGGCAGTTCCTGCACGAGCATGCGCGGTGAGATTCCGGGCGGCGGGCGGCGGGCCCTCATCCTCACCCCCCTTCCCCCTCTCCTTCGCCCAATGATCCGGATCGCGTGGAACGCGATGTCCAATCAGAAGAAGGAGAGGGGGCGACCCGGCTGGAGAAGTACCGGGAGGGGCGTCGGGTTATCCGGCGCACTGGGATGAAGCGTAACGGCCGGCTTCCCTGGGCGTTTCCCTGCGCCCTACGCCCTCTGCCCTAGACGGCGCCCTGCTCGAAGAGGCCGCGCAGCGCCTCGGGTGAGAGGCCCAGCTCCTGCACGTAGACCTGGTAGGTGTGTTCGCCGAGCAGCGGGGCGCGCGAGGCGATGCGGCCGGGCGAGCCTTCCAGACGGTATGGCAGCCCCGGATAGGTGATTGTGCGGCCCAGCTCCGGGTGCTCGACCTCGACGAAGAAGCCGCGGTCGCGCCAGTGCGGGTCGTCCAGGTTCTCGTCGGGCGAGCGCACCGGCCCCCAGGGCATGTGCAGCGCCTGGCCGCGGCGGTAGACCTCTTCCGCCGGCAGCGCCTGCACGAAGCGGCCGATCACCGCGGCGAGGTGCGCCGCCACGGGGCCGCGATGGTAGGGATTCTCCGCGATGATCCGCTCGTACTGCGGATCGTGCAGGTCTTCGGCCAGGCCGTGCTCATCCATCCAGGCCAGCAGCGGCCGCCAGGCGCGCGCGTTGCGGGGAATGCCGCCGCCGATCATGTTGATGTCGCGGCCGTCGGCGCAGCGGTACTGCCAGCGCGGCGTCACCGTCGCGGCGGCGTGGCGGCCCGTCTGGCGGAGAACCACGCGGCGGAAATACTCCCAGTTGGGGAAGCTGCCTTCGGTCGTGCAGGCGCAGGCCTCGTGGATCGAGACGTCGAGGTACTGGCCGCGGCCGCTCTGCCGGCGTTCGAGCAGGGCGATCATGATGCCCATCGCCGCGTACTCGCCGGCCATGTGCAGGCTGTGCAAGTCCGTGGGGCGGATCGGCGGCGCGCCGGGCAGATCGTCGTAGCCGCAGCTCGCCATCGGCCCGCCCAGCGCCATGCTGGTCAGGTCGGTCATGGCGAAGTCTTTGTACGGCCCCGCCTGGCCGAAGGGCGTGATCGCCGCCCAGACCAGGCGCGGGAAACGTTCCGCCAGGGCCGCATAGCCGCAGCCGAGGGCGTCCAGGGCGCCGGGCGCCTCCGCCTCGATCAGTACATCGGCGGCCGCGAGCAGGCGCTCGAAGAGGGCGCGGCCCTCGGCGTGCTGGAGGTTGAGCGTGACGCCGCGCTTGCTGGTGTTGTCGTACCAGAAGCGCAGGCTGCGGTTGAGGTCGGGCACGTCGCCGGCGAAGGGACCGATGCGCCGCGCCGCGCTGCCGCCCGGCGGCTCGACGGCGATCACCTCGGCGCCCATATCGGCCAGCAGCTTGGCGCAGAAGGCCGAGCGCGGCCCGCTCGCCAGCTCAATCATACGCAGCCCCGTGAGCGGCGGCGCCGCGGCCTCGCGCCCGTCAGCCTGATTCGTCATCGTCGCACTCGCATTGTTCCCTGTATTCTCGTACCTCGTTCGTCACACCGCGGCGGCTTCCAGCGTCAGCTCCAGCAACTCCTCGTCCGCGAGGCCGAGCAGGTCGCAGAGCACGTCGCCGTTGTGGGCGCCGAGCAGGGGCGCGCCTTCGCGCACGCGCCACTGCGAGCGCGACATCTGGAAGGGCACGCCCTCGAAGCGATGGCGGCCCAGCAGCCCGTGTTCCGCCTCGGGGTAGAAGCCGCGCTCGCGCAACTGCGGGTCGCGCTCCACGCGATCGGCGATGTTCTGCACCGCGCCGGCCGGCACGCCGCCCGCCTGCAGGAGCAACATCAAGTCGAAGGGGTCGAACCCCGCCGTCCAGGCGCCGAGGCGCGCGTCCAGCTCGTCCTGGTGCGCCAGCCGCGCCGCATTGCCGGCGAACTCCGGCGCCGCGGCCCAGGCCGGCGAGCCCATCGCCTCCACCAGCGCCGCCCACTGCGCCTCCGTCTCGACCGCGATCGCGATCCAGCGATCGTCGCCACGGCAGCGGTACGTGTTGTGCGGCGCCACGGTCGGATACGTTGCGCGGTTGCCGGGCGGGTTGCCCGCGCGGCGGTAGGGGCGGCCGTTCACGGTGCGGTCGAGCATCGCGGGGCCGGCGAGCACCATGCCGGCCTCGATCTGCGAGCAGTCGACGTACTGTCCCTGCCCGGTCTGCTCTCGCTGCCAGAGGGCGAAGAGCGCGGCCAGCGCGGCGAAGTAGCCAGCGGTATGGTCGAGG
The window above is part of the Dehalococcoidia bacterium genome. Proteins encoded here:
- a CDS encoding CoA transferase, whose translation is MADAPYPSPETAGPLPLHGVRVVDFSWIVAGPQATRILADFGADVIRVEYAGRIDSIRIGLISPDTPPGSMDASGFFNNLNRNKRSITLNINDPRGLAAIKRLLTVSDIVIENYSAGVMERKGLSYAAMAAVNPAIIYLSVSGFGHKGRDREHITWGPTAQAVSGLTYMSGLPAEPSAGWGYSYLDHTAGYFAALAALFALWQREQTGQGQYVDCSQIEAGMVLAGPAMLDRTVNGRPYRRAGNPPGNRATYPTVAPHNTYRCRGDDRWIAIAVETEAQWAALVEAMGSPAWAAAPEFAGNAARLAHQDELDARLGAWTAGFDPFDLMLLLQAGGVPAGAVQNIADRVERDPQLRERGFYPEAEHGLLGRHRFEGVPFQMSRSQWRVREGAPLLGAHNGDVLCDLLGLADEELLELTLEAAAV
- a CDS encoding alpha/beta hydrolase encodes the protein MPYVDRPDGARIYYEVRGTGFPLLLFAPGGINSQVSFWQVSAINPFDYADEFQVIGMDQRNAEHSPAPLAAPTWAIHAADQRAVLDAVGAERTLLWGGCIGVGYLLRFIKEAPRRVAGAVGQDPVGYAEGVNNRATYFAMFEPTIALAKSEGMAAVVASAVKQPLFVRNNGAGPFASRLAADAAFREEFQKQSPAEYERLIRAYDEQMWGAEPPFISVDEAFVTSCPAPLLILPGHDVFHPTPISERICREAPKAHCLDVDCRDPEKIEATKRTIRQFLHEHAR
- a CDS encoding XdhC/CoxI family protein, translated to MPSLIAQIARAVIDALDGGEPIVTATVIRAPEGGTPAVASKLLVRMDGSMLGSFAIAALDEAVRDAALAQLSRHGTRLLRLDAAATPLGDRHLDSTWEVLIEVVESPPVLLIVGAGHIGRALTKVGALCGFTVAVLDDRPDYADPEKLPEATQVLCEDFEEALDRFPINRNTFIVLVSRGHKQDELSLRKVVARPSAYLGMIGSKRRTSTVLQHLADEGFPREALDAVHTPIGLDIGAETPEEIAISIMAEIIMARRGGSGNVMYYRRGAAARAS
- a CDS encoding CoA transferase — translated: MTNQADGREAAAPPLTGLRMIELASGPRSAFCAKLLADMGAEVIAVEPPGGSAARRIGPFAGDVPDLNRSLRFWYDNTSKRGVTLNLQHAEGRALFERLLAAADVLIEAEAPGALDALGCGYAALAERFPRLVWAAITPFGQAGPYKDFAMTDLTSMALGGPMASCGYDDLPGAPPIRPTDLHSLHMAGEYAAMGIMIALLERRQSGRGQYLDVSIHEACACTTEGSFPNWEYFRRVVLRQTGRHAAATVTPRWQYRCADGRDINMIGGGIPRNARAWRPLLAWMDEHGLAEDLHDPQYERIIAENPYHRGPVAAHLAAVIGRFVQALPAEEVYRRGQALHMPWGPVRSPDENLDDPHWRDRGFFVEVEHPELGRTITYPGLPYRLEGSPGRIASRAPLLGEHTYQVYVQELGLSPEALRGLFEQGAV